AAGGGTGGAGTCGCGTGATTCAGCACAGTCTGACGGCGAAACTCGACGGTCACAGCTGGACCGTCGAGTTTCCCGTCTACATCGACTGTACCTACCAGAACGGACGGTACGACGAACATGGGGTGGCGCGTCACGGCTACGCCGCTGACGCGCCGTTCATCAACTCACCACGAGACGCTCGATACCACTACGCGAAACGCTTCGGTATCGAGGCGAGCTATCGACTCTCCGAGCAAAGTATCGCGACGACCTCGACACAAAATCCGGTCGTACGGCTGTTGTACGTCGTGGTGAGCCTGCTGTTACAGAACGTCTGGCGGTATTTGCACTGGGAGTACGTGGCGACGCCCCGCCGTGGGGGGCGTCGCCTCTGGGAGTGGTCGTTCAAGGAGTTCATCAATATGGTCCGTCGAGCAGCGTGGACGGCCCTCGCGACGCGTCGGGCCGTCCCCGCGAACCGGCCACCGGACGACCGGTTCCACCGGTAACTCCCGACCGGGCTAGCCAACGGTGGGAGTGGCGACGCTGTCGCGTCGGCGGCAGCCGCCGCCGACAGCGACGGCTCTCCGCCGATCCGTCCATGATTCTCTCGTCGAAACCGCCAGTCCAACCGCTCGGTCACAGAACTCATGCTTCAGAAACAGCTAGCCGAGGACGCTTTGTGAAGTACTGATACTCTCACTATTATTGGGCGATGCTGGCCCATTTCCAACGTCCAACCACGTCATTGCGAGCTACGTCGCATATCCGGTTTTAGAAGGAATTGCCAAGCGGTACTGCCATGAGTACATTCACGAGAACGGAACTGTGAAAGAAGGTAAGTCAATCCACACTTACGATCCAGTAGTTAGAGCCGGGGAACAAGTGAACAATATTGGTTGGATTCTAAGTCATATTGAGAATGTGGCTGGATCACCAGAACTCAAAGAAGAAATGCGCCAGATGAGGATTCAGGTTGCAGATTTCTATAGCTGTGGCGAAAATCAAGTCTACGGAACAATAGCTGGCTATCGAAATACATGGCTACATGGAGAAGAAGTCGCAATCGCAGAATATGGTACACTCATGAACTATATATCGCTCTTACTGTGGGCGATGATGTTTGAGAAATAATTTAATTGCTTTTGAACTTCTTATTTCATCGGGGATATCTCTTCTAGCGCGTCCATCACGCGGTCGACCTTCTCCACGTCGGCGTTGTAGCCCATGTGACCGACCCGGAGGATATCGTCTGCGAGGCCGGCGAGCCCGGTCGCGAGGACGATGTCGTGTTCCGATTCGAGTTCGGCTTGGACGCGTTTCGCCTCGCCGGGGAGGTGGAACGCCGTCACCGTCGGAGAACTGCGCTCGGCGTCGGGATAGATATCGAGTCCGAGGCCGGCTCCGCGCTCGCGGCAGTGCGCGGCGGCCTCCTCGTGGCGCTCGTAGACGGCGTCGAGCCCTTCTTCGAGGAGCATCGACAGCGACTCGTCGAGGGCGGCGACGTTCGCGCCGAGGTGGGTGTACGGGAAGCCCTCGCTGGTGTCGCGCCACGGGAGGAGGTTCGTGTAGAGCGAGTCGGGGTCGCGCTCCTCGACGGCCTCCCACGCGCGGTCGCTGACGGCGGCCGTCGTCAGCCCCGGCGGCGAGCTAAACGCCTTCTGGGACGCGCCGAGGTTGATGTCGATGTGCTCGCTCGGGACGGGCGCGCCGCCGAGCGAGGAGACGGCGTCGACGATGGTCAGCACGCCGTGGTCGGAGAGCAGTTCGAGCACCGGCGCGATGTCGTTGAGCGTGCCCGTCGGCGTCTCGCAGTGGACCATCGTGGCGACAGCGAACTCGCCGTCGTCGAGCGCCGCTTCGACGCCAGCGAGGTCGAGCGGGTCGGTGTAGTCGGCACCGACGAGGGTCGGCTCGCCGCCGTAGCTCTCGACGAAGTCGGCGAAGCCGTCGCCGTAGAGGCCGTTCGAGATGCAGAGCACGTCGTCGCCGGGGGCGACCGTGGAGGCGATGGCGGCTTCGAGGCCGAGGATGCCCTCGCCGCCCATGACGACCACGTCGTCGTCGGTGTCGTAGACGCGCCCGAGTTTCTCGCAGACCTCGTCGTAGGTGTCGAAGAAGGACTGCTCGATGTCGGGGTTCGGCATCGGCTCGCTCAGCCGGTCGCGGACCCGCGGCGGGACGGCCGTGGGGCCGGGTGTCATCAGCATGAATCCCCGTTACGGACAGAGCGTCTTAGCAGTACGGCATCCGTGGCGAGCGTCCGACCGCGTCGGCAGCGATAACCGACCGGCAGCCGGCGAACGTGACCGCCCGCGCCGGCGGCGGACGGGAAGGCACAAAAGCGCCCTCGCCGTCAGCCACGTGTATGGGCAAACTCTCACCTGCGGACCTCGACCGCTACGTCTTCTCGCGGACGGGGGCCCCCAACGACGACTTGCTCGTCGGGGCCGGCTACGGCGAGGACGCCGCCGCCGTCGCCACCGGCGAGGGGACGATGGTCGTCAGCACCGACCCCATCTCGCTCGCCGCCGAGCGCATCGGCACCCTCGGCGTTGCCATCGCCAGCAACGACGTGGCCGCCTGCGGGGGCGTCCCCGAGTGGCTCGTGAGCACCGTCCTCCTCCCCGAACTGGACGTTGACCTCCTCGACGACATCACGGCCCAACTCGACGCGGAGGCCGAACGACTCGGCATCAGCATCGTCGGCGGCCACACCGAGACGGTCGCCGGGCTCTCCCGACCGCTCCTCTCGCTCACCTGCATGGGTCCGACCGACCGCTACGTCCCGACGAGCGGTGCGGAACCCGGCGATGCGGTGATTCTCACCAAGGGAGCCGGCGTCGAAGGGACGGCCGTCCTCGCCACCGACTTCCGCGCCGACCTCGACGCGGCGAGCGTCGAACCCGCGGCCACCGACCGCGCCGCGGGCTTCTTCGACGACATCAGCGTCCTCCCCGAGTCGGCGGTGCTCGCGCCCGCCGCGACCGCGATGCACGACCCGACCGAGGGCGGCGTCCTCAACGGACTGGTCGAACTCGCCTGCGCCTCGGGCGTCCGAATCGAGGTCGACGGCGACGACGTGCCCGTCCGCCCCGAGACGCGGGCGCTCTGCGAGGCGATGGGCGTCGACCCGATGCGGATTCTCGGCTCCGGCGCGCTCCTCGCGGCGGTCCCCGAAGGCGAGGCCGACGACGCGCTCGCCGCTCTCGAACGCGAGGGTATCGAGGCGACGGTGGTCGGAACCGTCGAAGCGGCGGGCGACGGCGCGGGTTCGAACGCGGACGCGGACTCGACCGCGCCGGCCGCGGGCGTCGTCTACGACGGGACGCACTACGCCGACGGCGTCGAAGACGACATGTACGACCTCTGGAACTGAGGCGAACGCGAGCCGGCGACCCGCGCCGTCGGCGGCGACCCGACCCGGCTCGACCCAACACGACTTTGACTACTGAAATCTCACTTGGAGATATGACTGCTGAACGTCCGTCTCGACTCGCGAGCGACCCGCCGGGAGCGCCGAAATCGACCCGGACCGCGGTGGTCGAATGAGAGGCGTCGTCGTCGCCGGCACGGCCTCCGGCGTCGGGAAGACCGTCACGACGCTCGCGGTGTGCCGCGCGCTCGAACGCGAGGGCTACGCGGTCCAACCGGCCAAGGCCGGCCCCGACTTCATCGACCCATCACACCACGCGGCAATCGTCGGGAAACCGTCGCGGACGCTCGACCCGTGGCTCGAAGGCGACGACGGCATGCGCCGGACCTACGCCCGCGGCGAGGGCGACATCTG
This genomic stretch from Haloferax volcanii DS2 harbors:
- a CDS encoding pyridoxal-phosphate-dependent aminotransferase family protein, coding for MLMTPGPTAVPPRVRDRLSEPMPNPDIEQSFFDTYDEVCEKLGRVYDTDDDVVVMGGEGILGLEAAIASTVAPGDDVLCISNGLYGDGFADFVESYGGEPTLVGADYTDPLDLAGVEAALDDGEFAVATMVHCETPTGTLNDIAPVLELLSDHGVLTIVDAVSSLGGAPVPSEHIDINLGASQKAFSSPPGLTTAAVSDRAWEAVEERDPDSLYTNLLPWRDTSEGFPYTHLGANVAALDESLSMLLEEGLDAVYERHEEAAAHCRERGAGLGLDIYPDAERSSPTVTAFHLPGEAKRVQAELESEHDIVLATGLAGLADDILRVGHMGYNADVEKVDRVMDALEEISPMK
- a CDS encoding AIR synthase family protein, producing MGKLSPADLDRYVFSRTGAPNDDLLVGAGYGEDAAAVATGEGTMVVSTDPISLAAERIGTLGVAIASNDVAACGGVPEWLVSTVLLPELDVDLLDDITAQLDAEAERLGISIVGGHTETVAGLSRPLLSLTCMGPTDRYVPTSGAEPGDAVILTKGAGVEGTAVLATDFRADLDAASVEPAATDRAAGFFDDISVLPESAVLAPAATAMHDPTEGGVLNGLVELACASGVRIEVDGDDVPVRPETRALCEAMGVDPMRILGSGALLAAVPEGEADDALAALEREGIEATVVGTVEAAGDGAGSNADADSTAPAAGVVYDGTHYADGVEDDMYDLWN